Proteins found in one Amphiprion ocellaris isolate individual 3 ecotype Okinawa chromosome 22, ASM2253959v1, whole genome shotgun sequence genomic segment:
- the xkr9 gene encoding XK-related protein 9, which translates to MLQSDNQYSKLRWSLTLAGLFFYVFDIWTDVGLALKFFQDRHYVWGGLTVMFVLTGLLVTQIFSFAWYWEDMSNVFINPQGKSSISGWSKCGLAALHVFGMGIFTRYYHLLKKGINVIWTSTDSYTEEEIRDEHKRLFGMATDLSMLKLFEAFLESVPQLLLQLYIILGHDEGSVMQYLSVAFSFFNAAWALVDYRRCLRRSLPHIREMPSGLPTAIYLLYKLCTITSHILSYSLLLMLSAYSTIALTVIWLLGTLWTHLLHTNFCESRSLEILYRAVVGVILMFTFFNVKGQNTKVPMIIYYFFYYVVNLAAPILLAFLKQDLQTNTFLLVSIGLIYGCSVLGMLCLLVYYLFLHPRGKQREADEVDGLGKETETTSRIRKFLQP; encoded by the exons ATGCTTCAGTCAGACAACCAGTACTCCAAACTGCGATGGTCATTAACCCTTGCTGGACTCTTCTTCTATGTGTTTGACATATGGACAGACGTTGGACTGGCTCTGAAGTTTTTCCAGGACAGGCACTATGTGTGGGGCGGACTGACTGTAATGTTTGTTCTGACTGGGCTGCTGGTCACCCAGATCTTCAGCTTTGCCTGGTACTGGGAGGATATGAGCAATGTTTTCATAAACCCGCAGGGAAAATCAAGCATATCAGGCTGGTCAAAATGTGGACTTGCTGCCCTGCATGTATTTGGAATGGGCATCTTCACCAG GTATTATCACCTTCTGAAGAAAGGCATCAACGTGATTTGGACGTCAACAGATTCCTATACAGAGGAAGAAATCAGGGATGAGCACAAGAGGCTGTTTGGTATGGCGACTGATCTGAGCATGCTGAAACTGTTTGAGGCGTTCCTGGAGAGTGTCCCCCAGCTCCTTTTACAGCTTTACATAATACTAGGCCACGATGAGGGCTCAGTCATGCAGT ATTTATCTGTGGCCTTCTCCTTCTTCAATGCTGCCTGGGCGTTGGTGGACTATCGCCGCTGTCTCCGCAGGTCTCTTCCCCACATCAGAGAGATGCCCTCTGGCCTCCCCACAGCCATCTACCTCCTTTACAAACTCTGCACCATCACCAGCCACATTCTCAGCTACAGCCTCCTCCTCATGTTAAGCGCCTACAGCACAATAGCCCTCACTGTCATCTGGCTGCTGGGGACACTATGGACACACTTGCTTCACACCAACTTCTGCGAATCCAGAAGCCTCGAAATTCTCTACCGGGCAGTCGTAGGAGTCATCCTCATGTTCACCTTTTTCAACGTGAAAGGACAGAACACAAAAGTACCCATGATCATCTATTACTTTTTCTACTATGTTGTAAATCTCGCGGCCCCAATATTGTTGGCTTTTTTAAAGCAGGacctgcagacaaacacatttttgctgGTAAGCATTGGTTTAATCTATGGATGTTCAGTTCTGGGGATGCTGTGTCTCTTGGTGTACTATCTATTCCTGCACCCCAGGGGGAAGCAGCGTGAGGCGGATGAGGTGGACGGCCtgggaaaagaaacagaaacaacaagcAGAATAAGGAAATTCTTGCAACCTTGA
- the tram1 gene encoding translocating chain-associated membrane protein 1, producing the protein MGIRKKTNKNPPVLSHEFVIQNHADIVSCVAMVFLLGLMFEVTSKFAVLFITVQYNVTISTNEAPEETAVNYFHHGIKDLATIFFYMLVAIIMHAIIQEYVLDKINRKKHFSKTKHSKFNESGQLSAFYLFSFGWGTSILLSENFLSNPVNLWEGYPHALMPFQMKFYFICQLGYWLHALPELYFQKTKKEDIPRQLVYVFLYLVHIAGAYILNLNRLGLVLLVLHYFIELLFHVSRLVYFSNENRQMGFTIWAVLFVLGRLLTLSLSVLTVGFGLSTAENQGFDLAAGNFNVLFVRITVLAAICLTQAFMMWKFINFQLRRWREHAQAQTLKKKQVPAKSKSKKDKANGVNGVNSHGADSPRARKEKSS; encoded by the exons ATGGGGATCCGAAAAAAGACCAACAAGAACCCGCCGGTGCTAAGCCATGAGTTTGTCATCCAGAACCATGCAGATATTGTTTCCTGTGTTGCTATGGTGTTCCTCCTCGGGCTGATGTTTGAG GTGACCTCAAAGTTTGCAGTGTTATTCATCACTGTCCAATACAACGTCACCATATCAACAAACG AAGCCCCCGAGGAGACGGCTGTGAACTACTTCCACCACGGCATCAAGGACTTGGCCACCATCTTCTTCTACATGCTGGTGGCCATCATCATGCACGCCATCATCCAGGAGTACGTGCTGGAC AAAATCAACAGGAAGAAGCACTTCTCCAAAACCAAACACAGCAAGTTTAATGAGTCAGGCCAGCTCAGCGCCTTCTACTTATTCTCCTTTGGTTGGGGCACCAGCATCCTGCTTTCT GAAAACTTCCTGTCCAATCCAGTCAACCTGTGGGAGGGATATCCACATGCACTCATGCC attCCAGATGAAATTCTACTTCATTTGTCAGCTGGGCTACTGGTTACATGCTCTCCCAGAACTGTATTTCCAAAAGACAAAGAAG GAGGATATTCCACGCCAGCTTGTGTACGTCTTCCTGTACCTGGTCCACATCGCTGGCGCCTACATTCTGAA TCTGAATCGTCTGGGCCTGGTCCTGCTTGTGCTGCACTACTTCATCGAGCTTCTTTTCCACGTGTCCCGACTGGTCTACTTCAGCAACGAGAACAGACAAATGGG CTTCACCATATGGGCGGTCTTGTTTGTCCTTGGACGGCTGCTCACCTTGTCCTTGTCCGTCCTCACCGTGGGCTTTGGCCTCTCCACCGCTGAGAATCAAGGCTTTGATTTGGCTGCAGGAAACTTTAATGTTCTGTTTGTTCG GATAACTGTCCTGGCCGCCATCTGCCTCACACAGGCCTTCATGATGTGGAAATTTATCAACTTCCAGTTGCGCCGGTGGAGAGAGCATGCCCAAGCTCAGACCTTGAAAAAGAAACAAGTTCCTGCCAAAAGCAAatcaaagaaagacaaag CCAATGGAGTAAATGGAGTGAACTCTCACGGAGCTGATTCGCCACGAGCAAGAAAAGAGAAGTCCTCATAG